Proteins encoded by one window of Rhinolophus ferrumequinum isolate MPI-CBG mRhiFer1 chromosome 13, mRhiFer1_v1.p, whole genome shotgun sequence:
- the CRIPT gene encoding cysteine-rich PDZ-binding protein, whose amino-acid sequence MVCEKCEKKLGTVITPDTWKDGARNTTESGGRKLNENKALTSKKARFDPYGKNKFSTCRICKSSVHQPGSHYCQGCAYKKGICAMCGKKVLDTKNYKQTSV is encoded by the exons ATGGTGTGCGAAAAAT GTGAAAAGAAACTTGGTACTGTTATCACTCCAGATACATGGAAAGACGGTGCAAGGAATACCAcag AAAGTGGTGGAAGAAAgttgaatgaaaataaagcttTGACCTCAAAAAAAGCAAG attCGATCCATATGGAAAGAATAAATTTTCCACTTGCAGAATTTGTAAAAGTTCTGTGCACCAACCCGGTTCTCATTACTGCCAGGGCTGTGCCTACAAAAAGG gcaTCTGTGCAATGTGTGGGAAAAAGGTCTTGGATACCAAGAACTACAAACAAACGTCTGTCTAG